In Nostoc piscinale CENA21, the genomic stretch GTATTTGGTGTAGATGAAGGAACAAAGTTTCAACAACTGCGCCAATTACTAAGTTCTGTCTTAGACCTCATCAGTTCCTCGCGGATGTCCGCCGCTTTATTTTTTCAAGTTATGCAACGCGACTGGGGTGCATGGAGTCCTTGGGGAAAGTTTTTAAGGCAACTACAACAAATTGATCAACTTATTTATACCCTCATTCAAGAACGACGGGCTGAAACTGGGCAGAATCGCCAAGATATCTTGAGTTTGTTGATTTCGGCTCGTTATGATGATGGGCAACCCATGTCAGATGCAGAATTACGTGATGAATTAATGACAATGTTAGTTGCCGGACATGAAACTACGGCTTCGGCATTAACTTGGGCTTTTTACTGGCTTGACCGTTTACCAGAAGTCCGCGAAAAATTACTCAAAGAATTGTCTACTTTAGGCGCTAACCCGGAACCAAGTAATATTGCCAAATTGCCTTATTTAACAGCAGTTTGCCAAGAAACTTTGCGGATCTATCCTATTGTGATCAATGGCTTTTTTAGAATAGTCAAGTCGCCAATTGAAATTATGGGTTACAAATTGCCCAAAGGCACAGCCGTAGTTCCTAGTATTTATTTAGCCCATCATCGCCCAGAAGTTTACCCACAGCCAAACCAATTCAAACCAGAACGCTTTTTAGAAAGACAATTTTCTCCTTATGAATATTTACCCTTTGGTGGCGGAAATCGTCGATGTATTGGTTTAGCCTTTGCTCAGTATGAAATGAAAATTGCCCTCGCCACAATTTTGTCGCAGTTCCAAGTCTCTCTAGTCAATAAAAACCCAGTGCGCCCTGTGCGTCGTGGTTTAACTTTAGCCACACCCACCGGAATGCAGATGGTAGCCACAACACGAGTGCTGAGTATTGAGTGATGTACACTTCGACTTCGCTCAGTGTACAGATGTTTACCAATCAACACAAAGAAAACCAATAAATTGGGTCTCAGTAAGCAATTTGGCAGATTGCTGACTCATTTTGCCAAATTGCTTCCTAATTTTGGCAGATTTCGCCAGCAAAACGCCATATTGCTAACTCATTTTGCCAAACTGCTTACTAATTTTGGTAGATTCCGCAAGTAAAATGCCATATTGCTAACTCATTTTGTCAAATTGCTTACTAATTTTGGTAGATTCTGCAAGTAAAATGCCATATTGCTGTTTAATTTCAGTACATTCCGCAAACAAAATGCCATATTCCATATTTTGCACCAAGCAACTGGTGAAAGATTTAGGAATTACGCATAAAAACGAAAAATCAAGGGTTTTGGCGAGGGTGTAGGGGTACAGGTGTATAGGGGTGTATGTATCTAAAACCCTTCCGCCACACACCCTTACACCCTTACACCCAATCTTCATAGACAATCTTGGCGCGTAAGTCCTGAGATTGAAGAGTATAGCAAAACAAAAACCTTACACCCCTTCACCCTTAGAGGTTGTTTGAAAAGTGGCTGGTTGTGATTATTAGCACTTCTTGATTCCCCCTAACCCCCCTTTTTAAGGGCAGGGCTGTTTCATTCTAAAAAGGAAAAAAGTAATGGGATGTTGTGGGAGCAGAATCTGATAGCTCTGGTAAGGGAATCAAAACCATTGTGGCGGAAAAGATTAATCACAAAACTGCGGAGAATTGAGAAGTTGGCAGCAGCATAACCATCAACCATTTGGGCAGAGTCTTCATCAAAGACAACATCTTTCACCCAATGTAATCGATTTTCTACGCCCCAGTGGCGACGAATACCACAGGCAAAATCGGATGCTTTCAGGGACAGAGAACTGATGTAGTAAGCAGTTTCTTGGTAAGCTTTACCAGCACGAGTACCAACTCGTTCGACTTGAATAATCGACTTTAAACCCAGCCAATCATGGGAAATATTGTTCAAGTTTTCAAATACACAAACACGACGTTGAGTAAAGCGACCACTCCTTCGTTCAAAATCAGTATGTATAGTTGTGGGCTGTGAGTGCTGCATATTCTGTTGGATTTGGTGATACAGTTTGGGCTGATTGGCTTTGACTGCAATCACATAATCATTGCCACTGTGGATGATTTGCTGGACTGTTTTTTTTGACAATGAAGTGCATCAAAACTAAACACTACACCCTTTAAATCCAAGATAGCAATTAAGTTTTGAACCGTAGCAATTTCACTGCTTTGCTTGTTATCCATCGTTTGTAACCCGACGACTTGACCTTGGTGGCTACTAAACATCGATACGACACTAATGAATCTTTGATAGGCACTGCTATAGTCCTGGACTGTCGCCTTGATACTTTTACCGTCAGTTGCTAACCATTCTAAGGAGCTTAATTCTACATACTGACTTGCCCATTCATTAAATATCTGTGTCAATTCCTCAAAATTTACACGCATCATCACACGGCGAATTGTCGAGTACGATGGCACTCTATCTTTTGGTATCTCTAGTATTTCGATTAATGATTGTTGATGGCGTTTGACAAAATCTCTCATTACCTCTGTATCCTACACAACCACTCATTGTTCCCATGATTACCAGTACTAGTACCAGCCATAATCGGTGTCTTTGTCCTTGCTTTGTCCGAAAATCCCTAACTTTCTTCAGTTGCGTGATAATCGCAACTGTCATTACTACTGTTTAACAATGCACTGACTATCCGATTCAACCATTTTTCTTCCCAGAATGAAACAGCCCTGCCTTCAAAAGGGGGGCTAGGGGGGATCAAGTGCAATATTTAATACTTCTCAGACATCCTCTAAGAGGCTGCATATAAACCCCTCAGACTGGAAGTCTGGGGCTATACAAACAAAGCCTGCCTAGCCTATCGGCAACGGCAAAGCCGAACGCAGGCTAATTATATGCTTCTTCATATCGATTTGGTATAAAGTCAAATGGAGTATGAGGTTCTAGATATTACAGAATTTGGATGACAGCTATTTTTGGCAAGATTAATTAAAACTTTGAGAGCGTTGAATGTTGCTGTTATAGAAAGCGATCGCAGACTATACTTTGGGTGCATCCCAGTTTTTATTTCTCACATAGAGGATAATTGTCATTGCGAGGAGGAACGACGAAGCAATCTCATGCACTCGTTCAGAATGGTAAGATTTTGCGATTGCTTCGTTCCTCGCAATGACATATAAAAAACTGGGATGCTCCCCTATACTCTTGATGTATGCGTACAATATCTATGCACCCATCATTGAACATAATAGCGATCGCATCTTCCTATTACTTAAAAATTTCTACTTATTTCTTACTAACTTGAGTATAATTTTTATCGTTATCTCGTAAAAGTTTATTAGTGCTAACAAAGACAACCACCAACAGTAATAGCTGAATTTGCCAAGGTGCTAAGACTAAACTGACAACTAGGCTGATAATAGTAAACACGCTAGTTAAGTAAGCTAGTTCATCGCTACATTTTTTTGATAAGTAACCTGTTGCTAATCCAGTAAATAGAGGGATTAAAAAAACCAAAGGCATTGCAATTCTTCTCCTAAAATTTAAGATGCCAGGGATTAAGAAATTTTTAATTTAAAGTTTTATTCATAATGATTGCTGTCAATCTTACATCTAAAGATGTTTGCTTCACAATACTCTAGATAAAGAAACAATCATCAAGTCAAGATTCCGTAATTGTCTAGTAAATAAGTTTAACACTCAGTGCTGTCACTATAATATCTATCTAGGATATTACCTTTAGAAGTAACTTTTTCCCCTTAGATACCCAATGCTAAACATTCCTCAACTCTTAGCAGCTGAACTAGACCTTAAACCTTATCAGGTGCAGAACGCGCTGGAACTTTTGGCGGAGGGTGCAACGATTCCGTTTATTGCACGGTACCGCAAAGAGCGCACTGGTGAAATGAATGAAGTGCAATTGCGCGATTTATTCGATAAGTATAATTACTTAACAGAATTAGAGGCAAGAAAATCTGTAATTTTAAATGCGATCGCCGAACAAGGTAAACTCACTGATGAGTTAAAAACGCAAATTATCTCTTGTCAACAAAAAACAGAACTTGAGGATTTATACTTACCATATCGACCAAAGCGCCGCACCCGTGCCACCATTGCTAAAGAAAAAGGGTTAGAGCCTTTAGCCGAGTTTATTCAATCTTTAAATATTAAAAATGGTATAGCTGCATCTTTAGCAGCAGAAGCAAGCAAGTATATTTCTGAAGAGAAAGGCGTAAAAACAGCAGATGAGGCGCTAAAAGGTGCAGCCGATATCCTTGCTGAAGCAGTAGCCGAAACAGCAGAACTGCGTGCTTATTTGCGTGATTATTTCCTAGAAGCTGGAGTTTTTGTTTCTCGGATTAAAGATGATTATCCTGAAGGTACAACTAAATTTGAGATGTACCGCAATTATCAAATCAAAGTCAAAAATATTGCTCCCCACAATATGTTGGCATTGTGTCGCGGTGAAGCGGAGGGAGTATTAAGCTTTGATATTAATTTTGATGAAGATTATGTGCTTGGTTATCTCGAATCTCAAGTAATTCGCACCAAAGTCAGAGATATTCGGGATTTTTATCAGGTCATGTTGAAAGATGCGTTTAACCGCCTGATGAAAACCTCTTTGATAGCAGAGGTAATTGCTACTAAAAAAGATTATGCAGACATAGAATCTATTAAAACCTTTGAGGCTAATTTGCGGGAGTTATTGCTGTCTGCACCTGCGGGGATGAAACCAACTTTGGCGATAGATCCGGGATTTAGAACTGGATGTAAAGTGGCTGTTTTAGATGAAACAGGCAAATTTTTAGAGTATCAGGCAGTTTTTCCCCATCAAGCGGCTGAACAACGCACAAAAGCAGCACAAACGATTAAAAATTTGATTGATAAATATCAAATCGAGCTAATTGCGATTGGTAACGGGACAGCTTCGCGGGAAACCGATGAATTTGTCACGCAAGTATTACAAACACTCAACCGTCAACCAACTAAAGTGATGGTGAATGAATCGGGTGCATCAATATATTCTGCCAGCAAAGTAGCTTTAGAAGAATTTCCTGATTTAGATGTAACGGTGCGGGGTGCGATTAGTATTGGTCGCCGTTTGCAAGACCCTTTGGCAGAATTAGTCAAGATAGATCCCAAATCTATTGGTGTGGGACAATATCAGCACGATGTTGATCAAAAGCTGTTGAGAAAAAAACTGGATGAAACTGTAGAAAGCTGCGTCAACTTTGTGGGTGTAGATTTAAATACAGCTTCTAAAGAACTTTTAACTTTTGTTTCTGGGATTACAGCCGCAGTTGCCAACAACATTGTTACCTATCGCAATCAAAACGGTGCTTTTAAAAATCGTCGTCAACTTTTGAAAGTACCGAAATTAGGGCCGAAAGCTTTTGAACAAGCCGCCGGATTTTTGCGGATTCGCAATGGTGATCATCCTTTAGATAATACGGCTGTGCATCCTGAAAGTTACTCGGTTGTAGAAGCGATCGCATCTGACCTCAATGTTAAATTAAATCAAGTCAGCCAAATTGCGGAAAAGCTCAAAAAAGTCGATATCAGAAAATATACCACCGATACCATTGGTGAACCAACATTGCGAGACATTCTCAGCGAACTGGAAAAACCAGGCCGAGACCCCCGCGCTGAATTTAAGTATGCCACCTTTAAAGAAGGCATCAAAGAAATTGGCGATTTACAATTAGGTATGGAATTAGAAGGAATTGTGACCAATGTCGCCAATTTTGGCGCATTTGTCGATATTGGTGTACATCAAGATGGCTTAGTACATATTTCCCAACTTGCCGATAGATTTGTGGAAGATCCAAAGCAAATCGTCAAGGTGGGACAAGTCGTTAAAGTTAAGGTTTTGGAAGTGAACGAGAAATTAAAACGGATTAGTTTGTCAATGAAAGCAGTCAAGCAATGAAGAGTGCTGAGTATTGAAGGAGGCAGGAAGCAGAAGGCAGAAGGAAAAATCCTTTCCAATTAATTCAGGATTTACGCAGTGAGGCGAAAAATCAAGAGTTTTGGGAAGGGTATCAAGGCAAAATCAAGTCAAAAATCAAAAGTCAGAGAATTTTTGACTTTTAACTTTTGACTTTTGACTTCCCAGCGCCGCCCTACACCCTACACCCAGTCTCAAGCAGTACCCTTAAACACTCGTTCTGCGGGGCCAGTCATATAAATTCGTTCGTCAATTTCTGACCATTCAATTTCTAAGCAACCTCCTGGTAATTCTACAGTCGCCGCGCGATCGCATTTTCCAGTTAACACGCCAGCAACTAAAGAAGCACAAGCACCTGTACCACAAGCTAATGTAATTCCTGCACCTCTTTCCCATACCCGCATTTTTAGGTAGTCACGACTGACCACTTGAATAAATTCGGTGTTGGTTCTTTGAGGAAAAACTGGGTGATGTTCAAATTTCGGGCCGATGGTTTCTAAGGGAATCGCGGCGACATCTTCCACAAAAGTGATGCAGTGGGGATTACCCATACTCACACACGTTACTTCCCAAGTTTGTCCAGCAACTTCTAGGGGTTGATTAATTACTTTGGCATCAGCCACACCCAGGGTAGTCGGAATTTCGCCAGCTAGTAAATGTGGTAAACCCATATCCACCTTGATTTGACCATCGGGTGTCAGTTGGGGTGTAATTGTCCCCGCCAAGGTATGAATGCGATATTTATCTTTTGTGCGGGATATGCCTTCTAAATCGGCGATAAATGCAGCTAAACAGCGAATCCCATTACCACACATTTCCGGTTCTGAACCATCAGAATTAAATATCCGCATAGTGTAATCAGTACCGTTTTTTCCGGGTAAGGCGAAAATTACACCATCTGCACCGATACCAAAGTGGCGATCGCACCACTCAACTGCTTTCTCTGGTGTTAGAACTGGCGTGGCTGACCCACGATTGTCAATTAAAATGAAGTCGTTACCTAGACCGTGATACTTAGTAAATTCGATTGCCATTTTGCCAATGATGAATTATCAATGATTAGGAAAGTATGAAGTGTAAAGTATGTAGACACCCTTTGGGTGGCTTGCCGCAGGCTAGGATGAAATTTTATCCTTCATAATCAATAATTCATACTTTACAACTCCTTACAGAAAACATTTTTTATTGTGCATAAACCATCATCAAACATGGCGACCACTGATTTTGATACGTCACTGCCAAGCATTCGCCAAGTACAGAACCTGATTAAACAAGCCGCAGTAGTTGAGTTCAAACTAGTCACAGGCGACCTGTTGACAGGTAAGATTTTATGGCAAGACCCCGGTTGTGTTTGTATTGTCGATGAAAACAGCCAGCAAACAACCATTTGGAAACAAGCGATCGTCTATCTTCAACCTAAAGGGTAATTAGGGGTTAGGGGCTAGAGGTTAGTATTTTTACTCAGCACTCAAAACTCAGCACTCAGCGAGAAGTTGCGTGCGGAGAGAACTTGCGTGCGCGGGTTCCCCGCGTTGAGCAAAGTTCGGAGGGTTCCCCGCGTTGAGCAAACTTCGGTGACTCAAAACTCAGCACTTCAAGACAAAAACTCTTTGATGGTTTGTGCTTCACTCGCTTTGGCTATGGGGATAGACAAAGGCATTTTGTTGGGTGCGGTGAATAAAGATTGTAGTTGATTCAGACTGGGTAAGCTACCACATAATAATACTTGGTCGCCAACTTTCAAGTCTGTTTTCTCGTCAGGACGGCGAATAAACTTGCCATCCCGTCGCAGTGCTTGTATTCGTACTGATGTTTCATGATTTTTCAAATCAGCCAGGGTTTTATTATCAACAGGAGAATCAGCCTCGACTACTATCCATTGACAAGCACTATTTTCTCCGGGAACAGCTATTTTACCTTGAGCAAATTCTTCTAAGGCTGCTAGTTCTTCGGATGCGCCAACTACTAATAAGCGATCGCCTTCCTCTAATTTTGTCAGATTGTTGGGATAGTCGATTTCTGTGCCATTAGCACGGCGAATCGCCATCAAGCTGACCCCTGTTAAGTAACGCATATCCGCTTCTTCTAAACTCATTCCAATGAGAGGTGAAGTTGCAGGTAAGGGATACCAGCGCCGATTTAAATCGCGGGTTGCTTGATCTAAATCGCGGGAAACCTCAGAAGCAGAACGTTCTGGGCGCAAATCCAAGTAATGATCGTTACGGATTTGCTGCATTTCTCGCTGGACGATAAATTGTGAGAAGCCTAAGTCGTTTAATAAGTAAGTCGCCATTTCTAAGCTGGCTTCAAATTCTGGTTGAACAACTTCCCGCGCTCCTAATTGATAAAGCACCTCAATATTTTTGTCTTGGGTGGCGCGGACAACCAAATTTAATTCTGGATGTAATTCTAAAGCTCGTTTTAAACACAGACGAGTACTCATAGGATCAGGAAGTGCGATCGCCATTCCCTTTGCATGGTTTACGCCTGCGGTTTCCAAAACGTGAAAACTCACGCAGTTACCATAAACATAAGCCACACCCGCATCTCGTAACTGCTGAATACGGCTTTCGGATTGGTCGATGACTACCACAGGTAAGTCATGCTGTTGCAATAACTTCACCAAATTTTTACCTACCCGCCCATAGCCACAGACAACTATATGGTCTTTTACAGGTAATTCTTCCGATACATCTCTGGCTTCACCTTCTCCTGCTAAATAAGGTTTCAGCCAAGGCATCGATTCGGCAAAGTTAAACAAAAATGGTAATAGCCGCAGCACAAAAGGAGTCAATATCAGGGTAACGGCTGTAGTTCCTAAAATTAGTAAATATATACGTCGAGATACCAACCCTAATGCTTGACCTTCACTAGCTAGCACAAAGGAAAATTCCCCAATTTGTGCCAGTCCAAACCCAGCAATCAAAGCTGTTTTCAACGGGTAGCGGAAGAGTTTAACTAAAGGCGTAATAATCAAAAACTTGCCCACAAACACTAACGCCACTAACCCTAAAATTAATTCCAGATTGTTCCACAAAAACACCGGGTCAATCAACATCCCAATGGCGGCGAAGAACAAACTAGCAAAAATATCTCGTAGCGGTTCTACATAAGTTAGGGTTTGGTCGGCGTATTCCACTTCAGAAATCATCAAGCCGGCGACAAACGCCCCCATTTCAATTGATAAGCCCAAATATTCTGTTAATAGCGCAATGCCTAAACACAAAGCTACAACACCGAGTAAAAATAATTCTCGGCTTTCGGTACGGGCTAACATTCGCAATAATGGCGGTATCAACCAAATACCAGCCACAACTGCCCCAGCCGCAAACAAACAAATCCGTACCAAGGCTGTGAGTACTGCTACACCAATCACTTCTGCTGGTGCGTGCAGCGCAGGTAAGACAGCCAGCATTAGCCCTAAAGCTAAATCCTGCACTACCAAAATACCCAGCATGACCTGTCCGTGGGGCGTTTCTGTCTCGTTACGCTCCATCAAGCATTTGAGGACAACGGCGGTGGAAGACAAGGACAGAATTGACCCCAAGAATACACCTTTAGCGGGTAAACTGCCCCAAGCTCCCGTTACGCCACACACCACCACTGTGACTAAGATTGTCAAGGCGATTTGTAATCCACCTCCACCAAGAGCGATCGCTTTTACTTTTTTTAATTCAGCAAAAGAAAATTCCACACCCAAGGCAAATAATAGAAAGGCAACCCCGAACTGCGCCAAAGTTTCTACTTGAATAACCTCTTTAATCAGTCCTAGCCCCGCAGGCCCAACAACCATTCCACCGATGAGATACCCCAACAGCACTGGTTGTCTTAAAAGAGATGCCAACAGCCCCCCACAGGCTGCGACTGCTAAAACTGATACTAAATCGACAATTAATCTAAAATCTTCTTGCACAATCTTTAAAAAGAACTATTAAGACCTGTTAACTTCAGCATACAAATTTTTATCTATCTGGGGGTTAAATTGTTGGCATAGAGGCCACAAAATTTGTGCTTTCTTCTTCAAGACCTAGAGACAAAGATTGTGGCTTGGAACGGGTGTAAGATTTGGAATACCTTTAACACACATCTTGTACCTGACGATTAAAATCGCGGCTACACGAACAAAGCCTGCCTAGCCTGCGGCTTCTGCGAAGCAGTACGCAGGCTCAAAAAGCTTGACTTTACGTTAGTCCGCGCAGCCGGACTTCGTTTGTTTAGCCACGACTTCAGCCGCCCGGTGCAAGATATGTGAAATCCAACAAGAGAGAGTATTTTTCCGGTAGTTTACTGACGACCGGATGAGTAAAATTTAGGTTTTACGGCAGTGCATTCGGCTAAATCCTGACTTTGTAAATATTCTCTCACTTTTCTAACCATGAAAATTCTACATTACAAACAAGAATATATCTGGCTAAAAGTTCTTGTTATTTCTATCTTGATTTTAGGAATTTATTTCCGATTTATTAACCTTGATGGCAAAGTTTATTGGAATGATGAAGTTTATACTTCATTATGGCTTTCTGGTCATGCCAGTACAGAAATTATTGAAAAGTTTTATAATAGTGAAATTGTTAATGTTAGCCTCTTACAACAATATCAACAAATATATCCATCCCAAGGTATCAGTAATGCCATTGTGCGGCTGGCTATAGAAGATTCTCAACATCCGCCACTGTATTATATTTTGGCATGGTTTTGGTCAGTTTGGTTTGGTAATTCTGTCGCTATAATTAGAAGTTTATCAGCCGTTATTAGTGTAGTTTCTTTCGTCAGCATATATTATTTATGCCGAGAATTATTTACATCATCTTTAACAAAATGGATAGCTGTTTCACTGATAGCTATTTCGCCGTTTCATTTATTATATGCTCAGGAAGCTAGAGAATATAGCTTATGGACATTAACTATTATTATTGCTAATTACACAATTCTCTTGGCTTTAAGAAAAAAAACAGTTATTAGTTGGGTTATTTATGCAATTTCCCTAATTTTGAGCTTTTACACATTTTTTATTCTCAATTTTTGTGGTGCTTGGTCATGGCATTTATATATTAGGTATTAATGGGTTCAAAAAAACTCAGTCATTAATTGCTTATTTATTATCTGTCACAGCCGCTATTATCGCTTTTATTCCTTGGCTGATAGTTATTTACCAAGGTAAAACTTCTGGCAGAATTCAAAGGTTAGATTGGATAACAGAAGCGACGAGTTTACCTGCATTCATTGGAAAATGGCTGCTAAATATTACCAGGATTTTTTTAGATTGGGTAATTATTAATGAAAATACCTCAATTAAATCAATAATTTGGTTAATACCATTACTTTGGCATTGATAGTTTTGATTGGTTATGGATTTTACTATCTCTATCGTTCAATGCCTAAAACTACTTGGTTATTTATCTTCACTTTAACTTTAACAACGGCAATAGCCTTAATAATTCCTGACATTATTTTTGGCGGTAGGCGTTCGGGAGTGGCAAGATATCTGATACCGACATTTTTAGGAATTCAATTAACAGTCGCTCATCTTTTGGCTAGTAAGTTAGTCTCGATTCAAAGCATAAAATTGCAAAATATCTGGAGATTAATTACGATTTTTCTCATCTCTTGTGGGGTGATATCTTGTGTAATTATTTCCTCTGCTGAGATTTGGTGGAATAAAGGTACGGCAAATAATTTAAGATTAAATCAAGTTGCTGCTGTGATTAATAAAACCTCTCGACCTATATTAGTAAGTGATGCTAAATTTCCTTATATTTTAGGATTAACTCATATAGTTAATGCTGATGTGAATTTTCAGCTAACTACTCAGCCGCAAAATTTGGTAATTCCCAAAGCCCCAAATAACTTATTTTTATTCTATCCATCAAGAAAGTTACGCCTATATTTAAAGGTGAAATATAATCTAGAACCTGTTTATCTAGGGAAAAATCCAGTTTTCGGTTTATGGAAAATCCAAGCTGTTAATCAGCGCAATTGACAATTAGGTGGGTCAAGGCATCGATAATGCGATCGCTCTCCATTGGCATAATATTCTTACCGTGCATAATCTCCTGTGTCATCACAAAATGCACCAGTGAACCAATGAGTATTCTGGCTGTGGCTTCTGGGTCGGGGATGTTTAATTCCGAACAAGATGCTAAATATTTACTGATAGTCTCAATGGCGGGTTTGGCAATACTCGCAATAAATACCTGCGCCAATTCTGGGAACCGCGCCGACTCTCCCATTAACAGCCTCTCAAATGCTTGATATTCTTGGTCATTTACCATTTGGTCTAATGCTGTTTTGGCTAACCGCCGCAGCACAATATAAGGTTCCCCCTGGAGTGGTTGCGTCCCCAAAATGGAATGAAACCGCTTTCTAGCCAATTTTTCGATTAATGCCCGAAATAACCCTTCTTTATCTTGAAAATGACTGTATACCGTGGCTTTAGAAACGTTGGCGGCTTCTGCTACCTTATCCATACTTGTAGCCGCGTAGCCGTGGGCGAGAAACTCCTGCATTGCCCCTTGGAGAATCTTTTCGACTTTTTCTGTTGAATTGGAACGGTCAATTTCTCCCACTTTTGGGCGTGCCATGTTGCAATATTCCTGATTTTTGTAATCGTTCTGTAAGATTTTCTGTAGCCCAGGACTTTACCCGCCAACATTGGTCTGTTGGGAGAGGTTGGGTGGTAGGGGTGGTAAGGGTATGGGGTGTAAGGGTTTTAGATACATACCACCCCTACACCCTTACACCCTTGCTCACACCCTTGATTTTTCGCCTCACTGCTTAAGTCCTGTAGCTGTAACACCTGATTCGGAAATAAGTTTAGCAATGCTTTTAAATAGTAAATACTTTTTCGCGATCGCTTGACTAAACTACTCGGTTTAGTATAATCCTAATTATATAACTATACGGTTTAGTTTTGTATTTCCCGCTTCATTGTTCTTGAATAACCGTTAAGCATCTACAGCCAAACTGGGTCATGACATTTACCAAAGAAGAATTCTGAATTCAGGAGTCAGAATCCAGAATAGATGCTGTGCGACTGGATGATGATTTTAAAATTAGCCCAAACCTTTAACTATTCTGAATTTTGAATTCTGCCTTCTGACTGCTTCTCATCAAAACTATATTTTGCCACCGGAATTTGAATCAACCAATTGGAATGGTTTCAAAGGTATGCTATCGTGCAGAACTCAAAGCTAGGCAGACCGATATCTCGTCAGTCCATTTTCCGTCCACCTTTTTTGATAGCAACTATTGTATCTTTAACCGTAATTGGCAGCAGTATTTTTACTGTGTTGAAATTTCGGGAAGTTGCTAACCAAAGGGCGCAAAATTCATCTGTGCTGTTACCAGAAATTAAAACAGTCACAGCTTTAGGGCGAATTGAACCAAAAGGAAAACTGATAAAACTCTCAGCTTCGACCTCAACAGAAGTTAGTCGAGTCGAACAATTATTAATTAATGAAGGGGATAAGGTAAAAGCAGGGCAAATAATTGCCATTTTAGATAATCGCGATCGCTTAGAAGCAGCATATAAAGAAGCACAAGAACAAGTAAAAGTCGCCCAAGCGAATCTCAACCGTACCAAAACAGGCGCAAAACGCGGAGCTATTGCCGCCCAAACCGCGAAAATTGCCAGCCTCCAAGCCGAACGTCAAGGTGACATTGCTGCTCAAGTTGCCACTGTTTCCCGCTTACAAGCCGAAGTCGCTAACGCTGTCATTGAAAACAATCGTTATCAAATTCTGTTTAAAGAAGGTGCAATTTCCGTTTCCCAA encodes the following:
- a CDS encoding cation:proton antiporter; this encodes MQEDFRLIVDLVSVLAVAACGGLLASLLRQPVLLGYLIGGMVVGPAGLGLIKEVIQVETLAQFGVAFLLFALGVEFSFAELKKVKAIALGGGGLQIALTILVTVVVCGVTGAWGSLPAKGVFLGSILSLSSTAVVLKCLMERNETETPHGQVMLGILVVQDLALGLMLAVLPALHAPAEVIGVAVLTALVRICLFAAGAVVAGIWLIPPLLRMLARTESRELFLLGVVALCLGIALLTEYLGLSIEMGAFVAGLMISEVEYADQTLTYVEPLRDIFASLFFAAIGMLIDPVFLWNNLELILGLVALVFVGKFLIITPLVKLFRYPLKTALIAGFGLAQIGEFSFVLASEGQALGLVSRRIYLLILGTTAVTLILTPFVLRLLPFLFNFAESMPWLKPYLAGEGEARDVSEELPVKDHIVVCGYGRVGKNLVKLLQQHDLPVVVIDQSESRIQQLRDAGVAYVYGNCVSFHVLETAGVNHAKGMAIALPDPMSTRLCLKRALELHPELNLVVRATQDKNIEVLYQLGAREVVQPEFEASLEMATYLLNDLGFSQFIVQREMQQIRNDHYLDLRPERSASEVSRDLDQATRDLNRRWYPLPATSPLIGMSLEEADMRYLTGVSLMAIRRANGTEIDYPNNLTKLEEGDRLLVVGASEELAALEEFAQGKIAVPGENSACQWIVVEADSPVDNKTLADLKNHETSVRIQALRRDGKFIRRPDEKTDLKVGDQVLLCGSLPSLNQLQSLFTAPNKMPLSIPIAKASEAQTIKEFLS
- a CDS encoding glycosyltransferase family 39 protein, producing MKILHYKQEYIWLKVLVISILILGIYFRFINLDGKVYWNDEVYTSLWLSGHASTEIIEKFYNSEIVNVSLLQQYQQIYPSQGISNAIVRLAIEDSQHPPLYYILAWFWSVWFGNSVAIIRSLSAVISVVSFVSIYYLCRELFTSSLTKWIAVSLIAISPFHLLYAQEAREYSLWTLTIIIANYTILLALRKKTVISWVIYAISLILSFYTFFILNFCGAWSWHLYIRY
- a CDS encoding TetR/AcrR family transcriptional regulator; its protein translation is MARPKVGEIDRSNSTEKVEKILQGAMQEFLAHGYAATSMDKVAEAANVSKATVYSHFQDKEGLFRALIEKLARKRFHSILGTQPLQGEPYIVLRRLAKTALDQMVNDQEYQAFERLLMGESARFPELAQVFIASIAKPAIETISKYLASCSELNIPDPEATARILIGSLVHFVMTQEIMHGKNIMPMESDRIIDALTHLIVNCAD